Proteins from a genomic interval of Planktothrix sp. FACHB-1365:
- a CDS encoding Mrp/NBP35 family ATP-binding protein, producing the protein MLDFNTVLEVLRPVQDPELQKSLVELNMIRNLKIQGGEVSFTLVLTTPACPLREFIVEDCQKAVKQLPGVETVIVDVTAETPQQKALPDRQGIPGVKNILAISSGKGGVGKSTVAVNVAVALAQMGAKVGLIDADIYGPNDPTMLGLADAQVMVQQSPQGEVLEPAFNHGVKLVSMAFLIDKDQPVIWRGPMLNGIIRQFLYQVNWGELDYLLVDMPPGTGDAQLTLAQAVPMSGVVIVTTPQLVSLLDSRKGLKMFQQLGVSVLGIVENMSYFIPPDAPDKKYDIFGSGGGEKTAHELGVPLLGAIPLEMPVREGGDAGIPIVISDPNSASALELTAIAQRIAGKVSVFALT; encoded by the coding sequence ATGCTTGATTTCAACACAGTCTTAGAGGTGTTACGACCTGTACAAGACCCTGAACTCCAAAAGAGTTTGGTGGAATTAAACATGATTCGTAACCTGAAAATCCAAGGGGGTGAGGTTAGCTTTACCTTAGTTCTGACCACGCCTGCTTGTCCCCTACGGGAATTTATCGTTGAAGATTGCCAAAAAGCGGTTAAACAGCTACCTGGGGTAGAAACGGTTATTGTTGATGTCACCGCCGAAACGCCTCAACAAAAAGCTTTACCTGACCGTCAAGGAATTCCAGGGGTTAAAAATATTCTAGCCATTTCCAGTGGCAAAGGAGGCGTCGGAAAAAGTACCGTTGCGGTTAATGTCGCCGTTGCCTTAGCTCAAATGGGAGCTAAAGTTGGGTTAATTGATGCGGATATTTATGGCCCGAATGATCCCACCATGTTAGGGTTAGCGGATGCTCAAGTCATGGTGCAGCAAAGTCCCCAAGGAGAAGTCCTAGAACCTGCATTTAATCATGGGGTAAAGTTGGTTTCGATGGCATTCCTCATCGATAAAGATCAACCTGTGATTTGGCGTGGCCCGATGTTAAATGGGATTATTCGTCAATTTCTCTATCAAGTAAATTGGGGTGAATTAGATTATCTTTTGGTGGATATGCCACCCGGAACTGGAGATGCTCAACTGACTCTCGCCCAAGCCGTCCCCATGTCGGGGGTCGTGATCGTTACAACGCCTCAGTTAGTTTCCCTCCTTGACTCCCGCAAAGGCTTAAAAATGTTCCAACAGTTGGGCGTTTCGGTGTTGGGAATTGTGGAAAATATGAGTTATTTTATCCCCCCTGATGCCCCGGATAAAAAATACGATATTTTTGGTTCTGGGGGAGGCGAAAAAACCGCTCACGAGCTTGGTGTTCCCTTACTGGGTGCTATTCCTTTAGAAATGCCTGTGCGAGAAGGAGGAGACGCAGGAATTCCCATTGTAATTTCTGATCCTAACTCAGCTTCGGCTTTAGAATTAACTGCGATCGCCCAACGCATCGCCGGAAAAGTCTCGGTTTTCGCTTTAACTTAG
- a CDS encoding chromophore lyase CpcT/CpeT, with amino-acid sequence MVISPELRALAEYMAGEFNNQAQALADPVWYVHLHLWHRPVPLNLFSEPSLILFAEQANIVNLNQPYRPRFIQLRPSLNPEFPLEAQYYMPQNISQVQGAGQDPERLQHLTPEDLKLLPGCTLNITYQVLSPNHYRFKAIPPKDQICCFSYQNKTYQVELGFEATPDEFFSYDKGIDPSTGKPLWGAMLGPFQFQKQSCFASLLPNDL; translated from the coding sequence ATGGTAATATCCCCTGAACTCAGAGCTTTAGCGGAATATATGGCGGGAGAGTTTAATAATCAAGCCCAAGCCTTGGCTGACCCGGTTTGGTATGTCCATTTACACCTCTGGCATCGTCCAGTTCCCCTGAATCTATTTTCCGAACCCAGCTTGATCCTCTTTGCTGAACAAGCTAATATTGTTAACCTGAATCAACCCTATCGTCCTCGGTTTATTCAGTTACGCCCCTCCCTTAATCCTGAGTTCCCTTTAGAGGCTCAATATTATATGCCTCAAAATATTTCTCAGGTGCAAGGTGCTGGACAAGATCCAGAACGGTTACAACATCTTACCCCAGAGGATTTAAAACTTTTGCCCGGTTGTACCTTAAATATTACTTATCAAGTCTTAAGCCCTAATCATTATCGATTCAAAGCCATACCTCCAAAAGACCAAATCTGTTGCTTTAGTTATCAAAACAAAACCTATCAAGTTGAATTGGGTTTTGAAGCCACCCCCGATGAATTTTTCAGTTATGACAAAGGAATTGACCCTAGCACTGGAAAACCATTGTGGGGCGCGATGTTAGGGCCATTTCAATTCCAAAAACAATCTTGTTTTGCCTCGTTACTGCCTAATGACCTTTAA
- a CDS encoding late competence development ComFB family protein, translating into MSIEKIVEQALQDGYLTPSMEAEVGRICNTASELSIEEYMALDRLMGALLTGEVVVLPRKQFINVMEELVLSEAIARVAEIEENSEQSLDVGDIAAYALNRLPPLYATTEEGAQYQRSRAKEELQVLIANQVKEAIERNLNRAAQNQTVLGKSTGDAVLSQVSSLLQTYAQNYDPTSNITSKPINTSSVHEIGQDY; encoded by the coding sequence ATGAGTATTGAAAAGATTGTTGAGCAAGCATTGCAAGATGGTTATCTAACCCCCTCGATGGAGGCAGAGGTTGGACGAATTTGTAATACCGCCTCAGAACTGTCTATTGAAGAATATATGGCTCTGGATCGGTTGATGGGAGCCTTGTTAACGGGTGAAGTCGTCGTTTTACCTCGGAAACAATTTATTAATGTCATGGAGGAATTAGTCCTGAGTGAAGCGATCGCTCGGGTTGCAGAAATTGAAGAAAATAGTGAGCAAAGCTTAGATGTGGGGGATATTGCTGCCTATGCGTTAAATCGTCTTCCTCCCCTCTATGCCACAACGGAAGAAGGTGCCCAATATCAACGCTCAAGAGCCAAAGAAGAACTCCAAGTGCTGATTGCCAATCAGGTTAAAGAAGCGATTGAGCGTAACTTAAACCGTGCGGCTCAAAATCAAACGGTTCTCGGTAAATCGACAGGGGATGCCGTATTATCTCAAGTCAGTTCCCTATTACAGACCTATGCCCAAAACTATGACCCGACCTCTAACATAACCTCTAAACCGATTAACACCTCGTCAGTTCATGAAATCGGTCAGGATTATTGA
- the psb29 gene encoding photosystem II biogenesis protein Psp29, whose amino-acid sequence MNNIRTVSDTKRTFYSLHTRPINSIYRRVVEELMVEMHLLSVNVDFSYDPIYALGVVTAFDRFMQGYQPSSDQDSIFNALIKAEQDDPQKYRGDAQHLTELAKTLSVKDLIVNLKASPDQVAETELLGYFRSVATNPKWKYSRLYAIGLFTLLEVADPHGIHDKATGEQILTQLAEALHLPQDKLIKDLDLYRSNLEKVAQARIMIEEMTQAERKKREQRANEAVGLN is encoded by the coding sequence GTGAACAACATCCGCACGGTTTCAGATACAAAGCGTACTTTTTATAGTCTACACACTCGCCCGATCAATTCCATCTATCGTCGTGTGGTCGAGGAGTTGATGGTGGAAATGCACTTGCTCTCGGTCAATGTTGACTTTAGCTATGACCCCATTTATGCGTTGGGTGTTGTAACAGCTTTTGATCGCTTTATGCAAGGGTATCAACCATCATCCGATCAAGACTCGATTTTTAATGCGCTGATCAAAGCAGAACAAGATGACCCGCAAAAATATCGGGGTGATGCTCAACACTTAACAGAATTAGCCAAAACTCTATCGGTTAAAGATTTAATTGTTAATTTAAAGGCTTCTCCTGATCAAGTTGCGGAGACTGAGTTGCTAGGATATTTCCGAAGCGTCGCAACTAACCCCAAATGGAAATACAGTCGTTTGTATGCCATTGGTTTATTTACCTTGTTAGAGGTGGCTGATCCCCATGGAATTCATGACAAAGCTACAGGAGAACAAATCTTAACTCAACTGGCTGAAGCGTTACACTTGCCTCAAGATAAACTGATCAAGGATTTAGATCTCTATCGCAGCAATCTTGAAAAAGTGGCGCAAGCCCGCATCATGATTGAAGAAATGACCCAAGCCGAACGGAAGAAACGGGAACAACGAGCTAATGAAGCGGTTGGCTTAAATTAA
- a CDS encoding ABC transporter ATP-binding protein, with translation MNLAVELLNVSKLFKGLNSKEFLAVNQVNLEIKTGEFFSLLGPSGCGKTTTLRMIAGFEIPTSGEILIHQEPMKNRPPFHRPVNTVFQNYALFPHLTIAENVAFGLEMENVSRPQIKSRVADALSLVKLTDFQTRYPRQLSGGQQQRVALARALVKQPKVLLFDEPLGALDLKLRKEMQLELKKMQKQLGITFVYVTHDQEEALTLSDRIGVMNHGELLQVGTPLEIYEYPKTKFVADFIGETNVLTGRVTQIQGQEITVLVDEKLLLHLTTSQPVIEGQIINLVIRPEKITLYPNPCQNQTNDPHIETWKGILEESIYLGTDTRYNVRLTDKIVIMIRIQNCHQDDLQRFTIGQQVNVALPPNSIRIIEY, from the coding sequence ATGAATCTTGCTGTGGAATTATTGAATGTTTCTAAATTATTTAAAGGATTAAATAGCAAAGAATTCTTAGCTGTTAATCAAGTTAATTTAGAAATCAAAACCGGAGAATTTTTCTCCTTGTTAGGGCCATCAGGCTGTGGAAAAACCACAACATTAAGAATGATTGCTGGATTTGAAATTCCAACTTCTGGGGAAATTTTAATTCATCAAGAACCGATGAAAAATCGTCCTCCCTTTCATCGTCCAGTCAATACTGTTTTTCAAAATTATGCGTTATTTCCCCATTTAACCATCGCGGAAAATGTAGCTTTTGGACTGGAAATGGAAAATGTATCTCGTCCTCAAATTAAGAGTCGAGTCGCAGACGCATTATCTTTAGTTAAATTAACCGATTTTCAAACTCGTTATCCCCGTCAGCTTTCCGGTGGACAACAGCAACGGGTGGCGTTAGCAAGAGCATTAGTTAAACAGCCTAAAGTGTTATTATTTGATGAACCTTTGGGTGCTTTAGACTTAAAACTGCGAAAAGAAATGCAGTTAGAACTCAAAAAAATGCAGAAACAATTAGGGATTACTTTTGTTTATGTTACCCATGATCAAGAAGAAGCATTAACCCTGTCCGACCGCATTGGAGTGATGAATCATGGAGAATTATTACAAGTCGGAACCCCCCTGGAAATTTATGAATATCCTAAAACTAAATTTGTAGCTGATTTTATTGGAGAAACTAACGTTTTAACGGGACGAGTTACCCAAATTCAAGGACAAGAAATCACAGTTTTAGTCGATGAAAAACTCCTTCTTCATCTGACAACCTCTCAACCCGTTATTGAAGGACAAATTATTAATTTAGTGATTCGTCCTGAAAAAATAACTCTCTATCCTAATCCTTGTCAAAATCAGACAAATGATCCCCATATTGAAACCTGGAAAGGAATCCTTGAAGAATCAATTTATTTAGGAACGGATACCCGCTATAATGTCCGTTTAACTGATAAAATAGTCATCATGATTCGCATTCAAAATTGCCATCAAGATGATTTACAACGCTTTACAATCGGTCAACAGGTTAATGTAGCCCTTCCGCCCAATAGTATTCGGATAATTGAATATTAA
- a CDS encoding PotD/PotF family extracellular solute-binding protein, with protein sequence MKRILTLILLFCLGVFLPFGCTQNQSNTPPSPTTANVLNLYNWSTYIDPEVLKAFEQKYQVKINYDNYDSAESLYAKLKAGNPGYDVAFPPDYMVKIMINEQMLEELESANISNLKNIEPKFLNPPYDPGNKYSIPYQWVTLGIGYNLKKTGEEINSWSALVDPKYQGKVSLLDDMRHTMGAVLMYLGYSPNTKNPEEIQKARDFLIQNKDNIAAFVPDTGQQLLNQGEVSLTMEYSGDIFQVMAENPDLRYVIPQEGSIIGMDNMVIPKGAPNKKLAETFINFVLEPENSAKISNFIDFASPNKIAIDQKLIEAENLKNPGIYPPPAIFDKLQYLQDVGEATQFYDQAWTEVKVGVGK encoded by the coding sequence AGTCCCACTACTGCAAATGTACTCAATCTTTATAACTGGTCAACCTATATTGACCCGGAAGTTCTGAAAGCTTTTGAACAAAAATATCAAGTCAAAATTAATTATGATAATTATGATAGTGCGGAAAGCCTTTACGCTAAATTAAAAGCGGGAAACCCCGGTTATGATGTAGCCTTCCCACCTGATTATATGGTTAAAATTATGATTAATGAACAGATGTTAGAAGAATTAGAGAGTGCTAATATTTCTAATCTTAAAAATATTGAACCTAAATTTTTAAATCCTCCCTATGACCCCGGTAATAAATATAGTATTCCCTATCAATGGGTGACTTTAGGAATAGGATATAATCTGAAAAAAACAGGAGAAGAAATTAACAGTTGGTCAGCCTTAGTCGATCCCAAATATCAAGGAAAAGTCAGTTTATTAGATGATATGCGTCATACAATGGGGGCTGTTCTAATGTATTTAGGTTATAGTCCTAATACGAAAAACCCGGAAGAAATCCAAAAGGCGCGAGATTTCTTGATTCAAAATAAAGATAATATTGCTGCATTTGTACCCGATACAGGTCAACAATTGTTAAATCAAGGAGAAGTGAGTTTAACAATGGAATATAGTGGTGATATTTTTCAAGTCATGGCAGAAAATCCAGATTTACGTTATGTAATTCCCCAAGAAGGGAGTATTATTGGGATGGATAATATGGTGATTCCCAAAGGTGCACCCAATAAAAAACTTGCTGAAACCTTTATTAACTTTGTTTTAGAACCTGAAAATAGTGCAAAAATTTCTAACTTTATTGATTTTGCTTCCCCCAACAAAATTGCGATTGATCAAAAATTAATTGAAGCAGAAAACTTAAAAAATCCTGGTATTTATCCCCCTCCAGCAATTTTTGATAAACTTCAATATCTTCAAGATGTCGGAGAAGCGACCCAATTCTATGATCAAGCTTGGACAGAAGTTAAAGTCGGTGTGGGAAAATAA
- the hemF gene encoding oxygen-dependent coproporphyrinogen oxidase → MTASQVSEITTPQLTPPTDSKTRVSEFMKQIQDEICQGLEKLDGLGKFREDAWDRPEGGGGRTRVISDGDVFEQGGVNFSEVWGETLPPSILAQRPEAAGQGFYATGTSMVLHPRNPYIPTVHLNYRYFEAGPVWWFGGGADLTPYYPFAEDAHHFHQTLKQACDRHHQEYYPVFKRWCDEYFYLKHRQETRGIGGIFFDYQDPQSQLYKGPDPKGTAALYSNEVGTPDSRDWESLFSFIQDCGQVFLPAYGPIVERRRSHEYGDRERQFQLYRRGRYVEFNLVYDRGTIFGLQTNGRTESILMSLPPLVRWEYGYQPEPGTPEAELYETFLKPQDWANWTAPNSQV, encoded by the coding sequence ATGACAGCTTCTCAGGTATCGGAAATTACTACGCCCCAGTTGACCCCTCCGACTGACTCCAAAACCCGTGTCAGTGAGTTTATGAAACAAATCCAGGATGAAATTTGTCAAGGCTTAGAAAAACTCGATGGCCTTGGCAAATTTAGAGAGGACGCTTGGGATCGTCCAGAAGGCGGTGGCGGTCGGACTCGTGTAATCAGCGATGGGGATGTGTTTGAACAAGGGGGAGTGAATTTCTCCGAAGTTTGGGGCGAAACATTGCCTCCTTCGATTCTGGCACAACGCCCAGAGGCAGCCGGACAGGGATTTTATGCCACAGGAACCTCAATGGTACTGCATCCCCGCAATCCCTATATTCCAACGGTACACCTTAATTATCGCTATTTTGAAGCGGGGCCTGTGTGGTGGTTTGGAGGCGGTGCTGATTTAACGCCCTATTATCCCTTTGCTGAAGATGCTCACCATTTTCATCAAACCTTAAAACAAGCTTGCGATCGCCACCATCAAGAGTATTATCCTGTATTCAAACGTTGGTGTGATGAATATTTCTATTTGAAACATCGCCAAGAAACGCGAGGGATAGGGGGCATCTTTTTTGACTATCAAGATCCCCAAAGTCAACTTTATAAAGGCCCTGATCCGAAAGGAACAGCAGCCTTGTATAGTAATGAAGTGGGAACCCCAGATTCGAGAGATTGGGAATCTTTGTTCAGTTTTATTCAAGACTGTGGACAAGTTTTTCTACCTGCTTATGGGCCGATTGTAGAACGGCGGCGTTCTCATGAATACGGAGATCGAGAACGACAGTTCCAATTATATCGGCGAGGTCGATATGTGGAATTCAACTTGGTTTATGATCGAGGAACGATTTTTGGATTACAAACCAATGGTCGCACCGAGTCCATTCTCATGTCTTTACCGCCTTTGGTACGATGGGAATATGGCTATCAGCCAGAACCTGGAACCCCAGAAGCAGAACTGTATGAGACATTCTTGAAGCCTCAAGATTGGGCGAACTGGACTGCTCCCAACTCACAGGTCTAA
- a CDS encoding RNA-guided endonuclease TnpB family protein: protein MLKATKVRLYPTPEQELAIDVKQSGNKIIGIDLGLKDFAIAHDGKTVTKYANPKHLNCQQKNLARKQKKLSRKTKCSKSREKFRKLIAKVHDKIANSRQDFLHKLSRKLVNESHVIVVENLNVKGMVKNRKLSKAISDVGWGKCVNFIDYKLKQKGGELIEIDWFFPSSKTCSSCGHILSELSLDVREWDCPNCHTHHDRDENAALNIRTEGIRILTEGGGNPVFADGGCVRPDNHKVKGHRSVNSEAYTDPIRAV from the coding sequence GTGCTGAAGGCAACAAAGGTTAGACTGTACCCAACACCCGAACAAGAATTAGCAATTGACGTTAAACAGTCGGGAAATAAGATTATTGGAATTGATCTCGGTTTAAAAGATTTTGCAATTGCCCATGATGGAAAAACTGTTACTAAATATGCTAACCCCAAACATTTAAACTGTCAGCAGAAAAATCTAGCCCGAAAACAGAAAAAACTCTCTCGAAAAACTAAATGTAGTAAATCGAGAGAGAAATTCAGAAAACTTATCGCTAAGGTTCATGATAAAATAGCCAACTCCCGCCAAGATTTCTTGCATAAGTTATCAAGAAAATTGGTCAACGAAAGTCATGTGATTGTCGTTGAAAATCTCAACGTCAAGGGGATGGTTAAAAACCGGAAGCTATCAAAAGCAATATCTGATGTGGGATGGGGAAAATGTGTCAATTTTATTGACTATAAGTTGAAACAAAAAGGTGGTGAACTTATAGAAATTGATTGGTTTTTCCCCAGTTCCAAAACCTGTTCGAGTTGCGGTCATATCCTAAGTGAGTTATCTCTTGATGTTAGAGAATGGGATTGTCCAAATTGCCATACTCACCATGACCGCGATGAAAACGCTGCACTGAACATCAGAACAGAAGGAATCAGGATATTAACTGAAGGCGGAGGGAACCCCGTCTTTGCCGATGGAGGCTGTGTAAGACCGGATAACCACAAGGTGAAAGGGCATCGGTCTGTGAATTCGGAAGCCTACACCGACCCGATTAGGGCGGTGTAG
- a CDS encoding cation:proton antiporter encodes MPEDFRLIVDLVLVLAAATIGGLLASLLRQPAILGYLIGGMIVGPSGLGVIKELVQVETLAQFGVAFLLFALGVEFSFAELKKVQGISLGGGGLQIVFTILITALAMGVLGWDTSPIQGIFLGAILSLSSTAVVLKCLMERNEMATPQGQVMLGILVVQDLALGLMLAVLPALNQPQGNVIFEAVGRSLLLIGLFALGAIIAGIWVIPRLLRFLAQTESRELFLLGVVALCLGIALLTEHLGFSIEMGAFVAGLMISEVEYADQTLTYVEPIRDIFAALFFVAVGMLIDPVFLWQHLELIIGLMVLIVVGKTLIIIPIVKLFGYSWRTSIITGLGLAQIGEFSFVLASAGQGLGLVSRRIYLLIVGTTALTLIITPFILQFAPKLLDWLEEKWDLSSVLEKSQKIKKISEELPQQNHIIVCGYGRVGKNLVRLLQSHNYSVVVIDQSEQALQELRKNNIPYLYGNAASLHVLETAGVDRATSMAIALSDPMSTRLCLKRSLEFSPNLDVIVIADRDKDIELLYQLGAKEVVQPEFEASLELSTHLLTRMGLPENKIKQEMQEIRQHQYSDFRPKQSPQEVARDLQHATQEMNSKWYTLPSTSPLTGMTLEESNIRPMTGISVMAIRRLTGEEIDYPDGQTRLEKDDKLLVVGETAALETLDQLAKGEVTIPAESISCQWLNIPENSPVIGKPLSKLDLANRFRVQVQALRREDKFYRWPSRNLDLQVGDRLLLCGSFHDLNQARREVIPVNIPPLKILKETQEDLTIKN; translated from the coding sequence GTGCCAGAAGATTTTCGCTTAATTGTAGATTTAGTTCTTGTCCTTGCGGCGGCGACGATTGGAGGACTGTTAGCATCTTTACTCCGACAACCCGCAATTCTGGGTTATTTGATTGGGGGAATGATTGTTGGCCCTAGTGGATTAGGGGTGATTAAAGAATTAGTTCAGGTGGAAACCCTGGCTCAATTTGGAGTCGCGTTTCTTCTCTTTGCCTTGGGGGTAGAATTTTCCTTTGCCGAATTAAAGAAAGTTCAAGGAATTAGTTTAGGAGGAGGGGGGTTACAAATTGTTTTTACAATATTAATTACCGCCCTAGCTATGGGAGTTTTGGGTTGGGATACTTCTCCGATTCAAGGCATCTTTTTAGGGGCAATTTTATCTTTGTCTTCAACGGCGGTTGTCCTCAAATGTTTGATGGAACGCAATGAAATGGCAACGCCTCAAGGTCAGGTGATGCTGGGAATTCTGGTAGTACAGGATTTAGCATTAGGGTTAATGTTGGCGGTGTTACCTGCTTTAAATCAACCCCAAGGTAATGTGATTTTTGAAGCCGTAGGACGCTCGCTTTTATTAATTGGATTATTTGCTTTAGGGGCTATTATTGCGGGGATTTGGGTGATTCCTCGGCTGTTACGATTTTTAGCCCAAACCGAAAGTCGAGAACTCTTTTTATTAGGGGTTGTGGCGTTATGTTTAGGAATTGCACTGTTAACAGAACATTTGGGCTTTTCCATTGAAATGGGAGCCTTTGTTGCGGGGTTAATGATTTCTGAAGTGGAATATGCAGATCAAACTTTAACCTATGTGGAACCGATTCGAGATATTTTTGCAGCTTTATTTTTTGTGGCGGTGGGAATGTTAATTGATCCGGTATTTCTTTGGCAACATTTAGAATTAATTATCGGATTGATGGTGTTGATTGTAGTCGGAAAAACTTTGATTATTATTCCGATTGTTAAACTATTTGGCTATTCTTGGAGAACGTCAATTATTACAGGATTAGGATTAGCTCAAATTGGAGAATTTTCCTTTGTTTTAGCCAGTGCAGGACAAGGATTAGGTTTAGTTTCTCGACGCATTTATTTATTAATTGTGGGAACCACAGCCCTGACATTAATTATTACCCCTTTTATTTTGCAATTTGCACCAAAATTATTAGACTGGTTAGAAGAAAAATGGGATTTGTCGAGTGTTTTAGAAAAAAGTCAGAAAATTAAGAAAATTTCTGAAGAATTACCTCAACAAAACCATATTATTGTGTGTGGATATGGACGAGTCGGGAAAAATTTAGTCAGGCTATTACAAAGTCATAATTATTCAGTTGTTGTGATTGATCAATCAGAACAAGCCCTACAAGAATTGAGAAAAAATAACATTCCTTATTTATATGGAAATGCGGCGAGTTTGCACGTTTTAGAAACCGCAGGAGTGGATCGGGCAACCTCAATGGCGATCGCGCTTTCTGATCCGATGAGTACCCGATTATGCTTAAAACGATCCTTAGAATTTTCACCAAATTTAGATGTAATTGTGATTGCTGATCGGGATAAAGATATTGAGCTTTTGTATCAATTGGGTGCGAAAGAAGTCGTACAACCTGAGTTTGAAGCGAGTTTAGAATTATCCACTCATTTATTAACAAGAATGGGTTTACCCGAAAATAAAATTAAACAGGAAATGCAAGAAATTCGTCAACATCAGTATTCGGATTTTCGTCCTAAACAATCTCCTCAAGAAGTGGCACGGGATTTACAGCACGCCACTCAAGAAATGAATAGTAAATGGTATACCTTACCCTCGACTTCTCCCTTAACAGGAATGACTTTAGAAGAAAGTAATATTCGTCCGATGACGGGAATTAGTGTGATGGCAATTCGCCGTTTGACGGGGGAAGAAATTGATTATCCTGATGGTCAAACTCGCTTGGAAAAGGATGATAAATTATTAGTTGTGGGGGAAACGGCAGCGTTAGAAACGTTAGATCAATTGGCAAAAGGGGAGGTGACAATTCCCGCAGAAAGTATTTCTTGTCAATGGTTAAATATTCCTGAAAATAGCCCCGTAATTGGTAAACCTTTATCTAAATTAGACTTAGCAAATCGTTTTAGGGTACAAGTTCAAGCGTTACGTCGAGAAGATAAATTTTATCGCTGGCCGAGTCGGAATTTAGATTTGCAAGTCGGCGATCGCTTATTACTATGTGGTAGTTTTCATGATTTAAACCAAGCTAGACGAGAAGTAATTCCTGTTAATATTCCCCCTTTGAAAATATTAAAAGAAACCCAGGAGGATTTAACCATTAAAAATTAA
- a CDS encoding M23 family metallopeptidase produces MRLKVRRGIKSLMLSLITVAVVLALPGFAAQVRVNPSSPELGNTLSVVLESAGSPNPPTVSWQGKTYPMFAIGPNRMRALLPTTPLDQPGTKSLQVNDGTQVQNLTVQLRDRDFPTQSIWLPPDKEELQGTDHEFDRVDAFKALVTPEKYWKGPFLRPNSGEITTIYGVRRYYNGDFAEDYYHRGVDYAGAMGSPVIAPAAGRIALVGRESEGFQIHGNVIGLDHGQGVGSILMHLSRIDVKEGDFVQAGQVIGAVGSSGASTGPHLHWGLYVQGQSVDPVPWRYTAID; encoded by the coding sequence ATGAGACTGAAAGTGCGTCGGGGGATCAAGTCGTTAATGTTAAGCCTAATCACGGTTGCAGTCGTTCTGGCCCTTCCAGGATTCGCGGCCCAGGTACGAGTGAATCCCTCCTCTCCTGAGTTGGGAAATACCCTGTCTGTGGTCTTGGAGTCTGCTGGTTCACCGAACCCACCCACGGTGAGTTGGCAGGGGAAAACCTATCCCATGTTTGCCATTGGCCCGAACCGAATGCGGGCTTTATTACCCACCACGCCTTTAGATCAGCCGGGAACCAAATCCCTACAAGTTAATGATGGAACACAGGTACAGAATTTAACCGTACAACTACGCGATCGCGATTTTCCCACCCAATCAATTTGGCTACCCCCGGATAAAGAAGAGCTTCAGGGAACCGATCACGAATTTGATCGGGTGGATGCGTTTAAGGCCCTTGTCACCCCGGAAAAATACTGGAAAGGGCCTTTTTTACGACCGAATTCCGGTGAAATTACCACGATTTATGGGGTACGTCGTTATTACAATGGGGATTTTGCTGAGGACTATTATCATCGAGGGGTAGATTATGCGGGAGCCATGGGTTCCCCAGTGATTGCCCCGGCTGCTGGACGAATCGCCCTGGTGGGACGGGAATCAGAAGGATTTCAGATTCATGGCAATGTGATTGGTTTGGATCATGGTCAAGGGGTGGGGAGTATTTTGATGCACCTCAGCCGGATTGATGTCAAAGAGGGGGATTTTGTCCAAGCGGGTCAAGTGATTGGGGCGGTGGGCTCATCCGGGGCTTCTACAGGGCCTCATCTCCATTGGGGACTTTATGTACAGGGTCAATCTGTTGATCCGGTTCCCTGGCGTTATACAGCGATTGATTGA